The Arachis hypogaea cultivar Tifrunner chromosome 14, arahy.Tifrunner.gnm2.J5K5, whole genome shotgun sequence genome has a segment encoding these proteins:
- the LOC112742553 gene encoding uncharacterized protein has product MAASFLPLPALLALTYMLISRTWILMFLHNFLSMTNVLSSTDVITHFITTITLRPEELSLELKHSFKIVVADPPYLMLGSSNTLIWYSRFLPSAKFLSPGVSVKDC; this is encoded by the exons ATGGCAGCGTCATTTCTCCCATTGCCTGCATTGCTTGCCCTAACCTATATGCTTATCTCAAG AACATGGATTCTAATGTTCCTGCACAACTTTTTGAGTATGACAAACGTTTTGAGCAGTACGGATGTGATTACACATTTTATAACAACAATCACCCTGAGGCCTGAGGAGTTGTCGCTGGAGTTGAAGCATTCCTTCAAAATAGTAGTGGCAGATCCTCCTTACTTG ATGTTGGGCAGCAGCAACACTTTGATATGGTATTCAAG ATTCTTGCCAAGTGCGAAGTTCCTTAGCCCTGGTGTCAGCGTCAAAGATTGCTGA